Proteins encoded in a region of the Nicotiana tomentosiformis chromosome 9, ASM39032v3, whole genome shotgun sequence genome:
- the LOC138898963 gene encoding uncharacterized protein, translating into MAEELKKLTSRVQGVKGGKGIEGLNYEDMCIHPDIELSEGYKPPKFDMFDGTGDPKVHLRTYCDKLVGVGKDERIRMKLFMRSLTGDALSWFSTENAPDVFYIQNLKKKPTETFRGYATRWRSEAAKPPVEVEVAAPTPFEVETTPAAAPAPFEVEVTTPFTMTVESTPPFKSKVAPWDYAAQARRKGKAKMEESGAAQGMTRTCRIYTPENLGGMIREAASKQPIIETRLYDLWKKLQAREYYVVDHLNKTHAQISILSLLQNSEAHRNALMKVFNEAYVPNNITSGDANMVGQVLENHKITFHEDELPPEGLSHNRTLDITVQCEDKFIARVLIDGGSSFNICPLTTLKRLGKGLHEIRAGTMDVKAFDGSQKATIRETNLCMQMGPTWFDVEFQVLDISASHNLLLGRPWIHVTGAVASTLHQAIKFEWNHQEVIIHGDGSNPIYTNQTAPVMENRRKLGGETYRRIEHDNAIEKDKWWSSKIESILVWGGYKPSKGLGKNLQVITKSIHLKITARPLDLDISTLGRSMTIGRRHGVVLITLLSSRYHI; encoded by the exons atgGCAGAGGAACTTAAGAAGCTCACAAGCCGAGTCCAAGGTGTCAAAGGGGgtaaaggcattgagggtttgaattatgaagatatGTGTATTCACCCAGACATAGAACtgtcggagggttacaaacctcctaagtttgatATGTTTGACGGAACAGGTGACCCAAAGGTACATCTAAGGACATACTGTGACAAACTCGTAGGAGTTGGAAAGGATGAGAGGATtcgcatgaagctgttcatgagaagtCTCACTGGGGACGCcctatcttg GTTTAGTACGGAGAATGCACCAGACGTCTTCTACAtacagaatctcaagaagaagccaacggagACTTTCCGCGGGTATGCTACTCGATGGAGATCAGAAGCCGCGAAA CCACCAGTTGAAGTTGAAGTGGCTGCACCAACCCCGTTTGAGGTGGAAACAACACCTGCAGCTGCACCTGCTCCATTCGAAGTAGAAGTAACCACACCCTTCACTATGACGGTAGAATCCACACCACCCTTTAAATCCAAAGTTGCACCCTGGGACTATGCTGCACAAGCTAGgaggaaaggaaaagcaaaaatggaagaatctgGTGCAGCACAAGGGATGACCAGGACTTGTAGAATTTATACACCAGAGAATTTGGGAGGAATGATTAGAGAAGCTGCTTCCAAGCAACCCATCATCGAAACTCGCCTGTATGATCTTTGGAAAAAGTTGCAAGCGAGAGAATATTATGTGGTAGACCATCTGAACAAAACACATGCTCAAATATCCATCCTATCATtactgcagaattctgaggcacataggaatgccttgatgaaggtatTCAATGAGGCTTACGTACCTAACAATATCACCAGTGGGGATGCTAACATGGTAGGGCAAGTACTGGAGAACCACAAGATAACCTTTCATGAAGACGAATTGCCACCAGAGGGATTAAGCCACAACAGGACGCTGGACATCACGGTACAATGCGAGGATAAATTCATTGCCAGGGTATTGATAGATGGAGGGTCCAGTTTCAACATATGTCCGCTGACTACTTTGAAAAGGTTAGGTAAAGGTTTGCATGAAATACGAGCAGGGACTATGGATGTGAAGGCGTTCGATGGGTCTCAAAAAGCCACAATTAGGGAAACCAATCTATGCATGCAGATGGGCCCGACATGGTTTGATGTTGAATTTCAAGTGCTAGACATATCTGCCTCACACAATCTgctgttgggacgaccttggatacatgtcACCGGGGCCGTGGCTTCTACTTTGCACCAGGCTATAaagttcgaatggaatcatcaggaggtgatcattcatggagacgggAGTAATCCCATTTATACCAACCAAACTGCTCCGGTCATGGAAAATAGAAGGAAGTTAGGTGGGGAGACTTATCGCCGCATCGAGCACGACAATGcaattgagaaagacaagtgGTGGAGCAGCAAAATAGAAAGCATACTAGTGTGGGGAGGGTATAAACCTAGTAAAGGGCTCGGGAAGAACCTCCAAGTTATTACCAAATCGATACATCTAAAAATCACAGCAAGACCTTTGGACTTGGATATCAGTACACTTGGCAGGAGTATGACGATTGGTCGCCGCCATggtgtggtccttattaccctcttgaGCAGCCGGTACCATATTTGA